In a single window of the Micrococcaceae bacterium Sec5.7 genome:
- a CDS encoding copper resistance protein CopC, with amino-acid sequence MKQGSRGAATAGRLVRGMLAAAATAMLLILPAGSAAAHAELRSSDPAPGAVLAAQPSAITLTFSEPVEVNDDVIEVFDDRFNRVDVGHPSSSDPQQAVIEFGLRSGLAEGTYTVNWSAGSADTHLESGSYQFSVGHASVVRGTAPENGRNDLAGVLLGVLRWAGYVGLLLGPGVLLVTLGQWPAGLADRRARALTITGLSLLALSTVGTMVLQGIWASGEPFSALWSAPDKLDTHSRRFDQVYALRSYLLLGFAVALVAALSRSAHAPTRPRRVLLGAATVSTVALVATWPLAGHSASGDGSEVAMAANFVHTLAMTVWLGGLALILVALRPAERAPDLAAVLPRFSRVALASVAALVVTGVFMAWREVGTVNALTGSAFGGLLLVKLSGVAALIPVSNLARRWVKRHLPAGTPGMPVPRPDPPDQSLAPTPTKSLLTGLMAEATIASGVLVVTAALVVIAPPR; translated from the coding sequence ATGAAGCAGGGTTCCCGGGGTGCAGCCACGGCGGGTCGTTTGGTGCGGGGCATGCTTGCTGCCGCCGCCACAGCAATGCTTTTGATCCTGCCCGCGGGCAGCGCCGCCGCGCACGCCGAACTCCGGTCCAGCGACCCGGCACCCGGCGCGGTACTGGCCGCACAGCCTTCGGCTATCACCCTTACGTTCAGTGAGCCGGTCGAGGTGAACGACGACGTGATCGAGGTGTTCGATGACCGGTTCAACCGCGTCGACGTCGGACATCCGAGTTCCAGCGATCCCCAGCAAGCCGTTATCGAGTTCGGGCTGCGGTCCGGGCTTGCCGAGGGCACCTACACCGTCAATTGGAGCGCCGGCTCCGCCGACACCCATTTGGAGTCCGGCTCGTACCAGTTCTCTGTGGGCCATGCCAGCGTGGTGCGGGGAACGGCGCCCGAAAACGGCCGCAACGACCTCGCCGGGGTTCTGCTGGGGGTTCTGCGCTGGGCCGGATACGTGGGTCTGTTGCTGGGCCCAGGGGTACTGCTGGTCACGCTCGGGCAGTGGCCCGCCGGGCTGGCCGACCGGCGGGCCAGAGCTCTGACCATCACCGGCCTGTCCCTCCTGGCTCTCAGCACCGTTGGCACAATGGTGCTGCAGGGCATATGGGCCAGCGGAGAGCCGTTCAGCGCGCTGTGGTCCGCGCCCGACAAGCTGGACACGCACTCGCGCCGATTCGACCAGGTTTACGCCCTTCGCTCTTACTTGCTGCTCGGCTTCGCCGTGGCGCTCGTAGCCGCCCTGTCCCGGTCGGCCCACGCCCCTACGCGCCCACGGCGTGTTCTGCTCGGAGCCGCGACTGTGTCCACCGTGGCGCTCGTCGCCACCTGGCCCCTGGCAGGCCACTCTGCGTCCGGCGACGGTTCGGAAGTGGCGATGGCCGCAAATTTTGTGCACACCCTGGCCATGACGGTATGGCTGGGTGGCCTTGCCCTGATCCTGGTGGCACTGCGCCCGGCCGAACGGGCGCCGGACCTTGCGGCGGTGCTCCCCCGATTTTCCCGCGTGGCCCTGGCCTCCGTGGCCGCCCTCGTGGTCACCGGAGTGTTCATGGCCTGGCGGGAGGTGGGCACGGTCAACGCCCTCACCGGAAGCGCGTTCGGGGGGCTCTTGCTCGTCAAGCTGTCCGGAGTTGCCGCCCTTATTCCGGTGAGTAACCTGGCCCGCCGCTGGGTCAAACGCCACCTGCCGGCCGGTACCCCCGGGATGCCCGTTCCCCGTCCGGATCCGCCCGACCAGTCCCTGGCACCTACTCCCACGAAATCTCTGCTGACGGGGCTGATGGCCGAGGCCACGATCGCGTCCGGGGTGCTCGTGGTCACTGCCGCCCTCGTCGTGATCGCACCCCCCAGGTAG
- a CDS encoding FG-GAP-like repeat-containing protein — protein MITRSTSRLLVGLLASLALILGLMPVAAPSAHAATMYGHDISWPQCPASVGGFGLPLPPATSQFVIVGLTKGLPFTENPCLDSQVKWAKTNGKRAHAYAMAAFPTSLQLATYRAQGPWTSSTRAGQLSNVGYAEARFAAASLKRVVFVPSVVWIDVEPRPAQPWPASTKLQQRENRYIIEGMMRGLRDSGFAYGLYSFDAGWQSITGSWRLSGVPVWATAGQLDYPAEALDRCRQASFSGGRVYLAQWYDDVRDYDLTCGPYAFTPLPIPASTLTGSTADFNGDWDNDVLARVTATAEMRLYAGTGRGRMQAGVRIGTGWGVFNALETPGDFSGDGALDVLARETSTGYLWLYRGTGTGGWLPRIRVGSGWNAFNAIVGPGDFNGDQRVDILAREASTGFLWLYPGNGAGGWLPRIRVGTGWSAFNTLVGPGDFNGDGAVDILARETSTGFLWLYRGTGTGGWLPRIRVGSGWNAFDAIIAPGDFNGDRTADVLARTGQGALWLYPGSGTGTWVTRVQVGIGWQGLSPIF, from the coding sequence GTGATTACACGCTCGACCAGCCGGCTCCTGGTGGGACTGCTGGCTTCCCTCGCACTCATCCTCGGTCTAATGCCGGTCGCTGCCCCGTCCGCCCATGCTGCAACGATGTACGGGCATGACATCTCCTGGCCGCAGTGCCCGGCGTCCGTCGGTGGATTCGGCCTCCCGCTGCCGCCGGCCACATCGCAGTTCGTCATTGTCGGGCTCACGAAGGGGCTCCCCTTCACCGAGAACCCGTGTCTCGACAGCCAGGTGAAGTGGGCGAAGACGAATGGAAAGCGGGCTCACGCCTACGCGATGGCGGCCTTCCCCACCTCCCTGCAGCTCGCCACTTACCGCGCCCAGGGGCCGTGGACGTCCAGCACGCGCGCCGGGCAGCTGTCCAACGTGGGCTACGCCGAGGCACGGTTCGCTGCGGCCAGCCTGAAAAGGGTTGTCTTCGTGCCGTCCGTGGTATGGATCGACGTGGAGCCGCGGCCGGCCCAGCCCTGGCCAGCAAGTACGAAACTTCAGCAGCGCGAGAACCGCTACATCATTGAGGGCATGATGCGGGGCCTCCGTGACAGCGGCTTCGCCTACGGCTTGTACTCGTTCGACGCGGGATGGCAAAGCATCACCGGCTCGTGGCGGCTCTCCGGGGTGCCGGTCTGGGCCACGGCAGGCCAGCTCGACTATCCGGCTGAAGCCCTGGACCGCTGCCGGCAGGCCAGCTTTTCAGGGGGGCGCGTGTATCTCGCGCAGTGGTACGACGACGTGCGGGACTACGACCTCACCTGTGGCCCGTATGCCTTCACCCCGCTGCCAATTCCGGCGTCAACGCTGACAGGATCGACGGCGGACTTCAACGGGGACTGGGACAATGACGTCCTCGCGCGGGTGACGGCGACGGCGGAAATGCGGCTTTACGCCGGAACGGGTCGCGGCAGGATGCAGGCCGGCGTCCGCATTGGGACCGGCTGGGGTGTCTTCAACGCCCTGGAGACACCAGGGGACTTCAGCGGCGACGGCGCGCTCGACGTGCTGGCACGGGAGACGTCCACAGGTTACCTATGGCTCTACCGGGGCACAGGCACGGGCGGCTGGCTGCCGCGTATCCGCGTGGGCAGCGGATGGAACGCGTTCAATGCCATCGTCGGCCCGGGCGACTTCAACGGGGACCAGCGGGTGGACATCCTGGCACGGGAGGCGTCCACGGGCTTCCTGTGGCTTTATCCCGGGAACGGCGCGGGCGGCTGGCTGCCCCGGATCCGCGTCGGCACCGGATGGAGTGCCTTCAATACGCTCGTTGGCCCGGGTGACTTCAACGGCGACGGAGCCGTTGACATCCTGGCCCGGGAGACGTCCACGGGCTTCCTGTGGCTCTACCGCGGCACAGGCACCGGTGGCTGGCTGCCCCGGATCCGCGTCGGCAGCGGATGGAACGCCTTTGACGCGATCATCGCACCAGGCGACTTCAACGGCGACCGAACTGCCGATGTCCTGGCACGCACCGGCCAAGGCGCCCTGTGGCTTTATCCAGGCAGCGGGACGGGCACTTGGGTGACGCGCGTGCAGGTAGGGATCGGATGGCAAGGGCTCAGTCCGATCTTCTGA